AAAAGTTATGAATGGTTTGATTAACGATTTTACTCTTAGCTTACTAGCTAATTGGGGTCAGATAACTAATGATTTAAGTAAATTTGATTTGACAAACTTCAAGTATTATACCTTATTAATTAATGAAACGGGTGAAGCACTTAAGGAGGAGAAAATAGAGAGAATAACTCATTGGTGGCAACTCTTAGGATTATTGAAAGACCCAGAAATACAAGTAGGATTAGGAGTAGTAATAGCTGTATTAAGGCATATAGGAAAATACCATATGAAGTATATTGAAACAAATGGGACTCAATCATAATTTTACAAAAGTGCGAGTAAAAATCCTCGCTAATGTATACTTTCAATTAGGAATGTAATAAGGCCTTTTCCATAATTTTCATTAATACATTTTTACAATTTTTTTATTTCTTCTAATGCCTTTTTTACTTCTTCAATGCTGCTTTCATCCTCTAATGTGCTAATGTCCCCTAAGTTTTCATTATTAATTAATGCTCTCAATACTCTTCTCATAATTTTCCCAGTTCTTGTATGAGGGATCTTATTAACGATAACAATTTCTTTTATATCAACTATCTTTCCTAGCTCTTTTTGAACTTTCTCCTTTATATTCTTCTTTATCATTTCGTAATCTGTTACTCCTTCTTTAGGTACAGCAAATATTACAATACTACTTCCTTTAATCTCATCTGGTACTGAGACTGCAGCAACCTCAGCAACCTCTGGAATGTGAGCAGTCTCCTCAATTTCTCCTACTCCAAGTCTATGACCTGCTATTTTAATTACATCATCTGACCTCCCTAGAATATATAAGTACCCTTCCTCGTCTTTATATCCATAATCTCCAGTAAGATAATATCCAAATCTTTCATAATACTTTATATATCTATCATCATTCCATAAACCTATCATAAATGCTGGCGAAGGAGATTTTACAATTACATAACCAGCTTTACCGGATGGCAATGGATTTCCTTTATCATCTACAATATCAATATCTATACTTGGTAGAGGTAAACTTACTGACTTTCTTTATTGGTAATAAACCTATTGCCATCCCGCCTGGAGAAGCAATATAACCACTATTCTCTGTTTGCCCCCAAGTTTCAAAAACTATAGGAGAGAACTTTTTTAGCCAATCAAATGCATCTCCGCCTAAAATTTCACCAGCTGTAACAATTATCTTTAAATTGGAAATATCGTAACCATCAGCTGAACTGCCTTCTTTCATTAATTGCCTAACTAGAGTGGGAGCTGTCCATATGTAGTTAACCTTGTATTTCTCAACTAGTTCCCATATTTTATTCCCAGATAAAACTCCTTCAAACCATAATACAGTGCCTCCATTAAGTAATGGACCATAAGTGCTGTAAGAATGACCGTTGATCCATCCTATGTCTGAAGTCGAGAGAAAAACTGAGTTGTTAAAATCAAATAACCAATTATTATGAAAATAGGCCCAAACAGTATAAGATCCCATAGCGTGAACTACGCCTTTAGGTTTTCCAGTAGTCCCAGAAGTATACAATATAAATAATGGATCCGTAGATTCAACTGGTTCTACATCAATTGAAGGATAACCCTTTGCTATAAACTCGTTATACTCAAGATCTCTTCCCTCTTTAAAGTTACTCTTTGATTCTCTATCTAAAACAATAACATGTTCTACTGGCGCTTCTTTTAAAGCATCGTCAAGAACACTTTTTAATTCAATGCTTTTACCTCTTCTATAGGTTATATCAGCAGTGAAGATAACTTTAGGCTTTGCACTAGTTATTCTATCTATTAACGCTCTTTTACCAAAACCAGAGAACACAACAGTGTGGATTCCACCAATTCTTGCAGTAGCTAACATAATTATCATTGCTTCTGGAATCATTGGCATGTAAAGCATTATTCTATCTCCTTTATTTACCCCCAACTCCTTCAATCCTTTACTTACTTTACTTATCTCTCTATGAAGATCTTGGTATGTAAGTTTATTAACATTTCCTATTTCGTTTTCCCAAATTAATGCTAACTGGGTTGATTTAGTTGATAACCATCTATCAATAGCGTTATAAGTTATGTTAATTTTTCCGCCAGCAAACCATCTGTATTCACTGGGAGATTTATAATCAAGCACTTTATCCCATTTCTTAAACCAAACAAGTTTAGATGCTATTCTTTCCCAAAATGATAAAGGATTTTCAATACTTTCTTTCCAAATTTTCATATAATCTGAAATTGAAGTAAATTTAATTTCCATAAAATGAATAAGGTTAAGGAGTTTTAAGTTTTATATTCTTTTAAATCTTTGATATTCTAATTTTTTACTTCATTCTGTAGGTCTATCTATACATTATTACACTTAAGGAAAAAATTAATAAATTACTAGGAGTAATACTATCTATGAAAAGTCGAACAGTAGTAATTATTGTTTCCTTTCTTTTTCTTATTTCAATATTAACTCCTACGGTAATATTAACTGCAGCACAAAATCAATATATACAACCAATTAAGGAACAAGGATTTAAGCGAATTGGTACTTTATCACCCAGTCAACGTGTAATTTTTACAGTTTACATACCCCTTAAGAACCTTGGTTTACTGTACTATTATGCTGAGGAGACTTCAAATCCTTCTTCTCCTTTGTATCATCACTTTTTAACCCAAAGTCAGATAGCTAAATTATTTTATCCTACTGAAGAATATAACAAAATCTTAAATTACATGAAAAGTCAAGGTTTTAATATACTTTTCACAGCAGCCGATTCAGTTATCGTAGCTGAGGGTAGTGTTAGTCAAATAGAGAATGCTTTCAACATTGAATATGCATTATATTCTAATGGTACTTTTTCATATTATACAGTATATGGGGTTCCTAAGTTTAACGTATATATAGTCTCTAATAACTTAACTTCAGTATTATTTGCTCATCCATCTACGTTAATAACTCAAAAAGATTTAGAGAAGTTTTATCAGTCAATAAATCAAACATTTTCAATAGAAGCTTATTGGCCTACAGCTTTACAAAGAGTTTATAATTTAACTTCGCTCTTTAACATAGGTTATGAGGGACAAAATTACACAATTGGAATATTAGACTTCTATGGTGATCCATATATTACTCAACAATTAGCTTATTTTGATAAAGTTACTGGTTTACCAAATCCACCAAACTTCACTATAGTTCCGATAGGTCCTTATAACCCGAATCTAGGTATTATAACTGGATGGGCTGGAGAGATCAGTTTAGATGTAGAAATAGCCCACACTATGGCACCTAAAGCAAATATCACTTTATATATAGCTAATCCTAATTTACCCTTATCCTCCATTATTGCATATATTGTATCTCAAGATAAAGTTGATGTTTTGTCTCAAAGTTTTTCTATTCCAGAGTCTTCATTTTCTAATTTCTTTAACGGAGAAACTTTCTATTCATGTGTAGTATTAACAGACGAATATTATGCTA
The nucleotide sequence above comes from Sulfurisphaera javensis. Encoded proteins:
- a CDS encoding AMP-binding protein translates to MEIKFTSISDYMKIWKESIENPLSFWERIASKLVWFKKWDKVLDYKSPSEYRWFAGGKINITYNAIDRWLSTKSTQLALIWENEIGNVNKLTYQDLHREISKVSKGLKELGVNKGDRIMLYMPMIPEAMIIMLATARIGGIHTVVFSGFGKRALIDRITSAKPKVIFTADITYRRGKSIELKSVLDDALKEAPVEHVIVLDRESKSNFKEGRDLEYNEFIAKGYPSIDVEPVESTDPLFILYTSGTTGKPKGVVHAMGSYTVWAYFHNNWLFDFNNSVFLSTSDIGWINGHSYSTYGPLLNGGTVLWFEGVLSGNKIWELVEKYKVNYIWTAPTLVRQLMKEGSSADGYDISNLKIIVTAGEILGGDAFDWLKKFSPIVFETWGQTENSGYIASPGGMAIGLLPIKKVSKFTSTKYRY